The sequence TGCATATATTTATTGTGCCTGCTTTAGTGTTTGATACCTGTAGATCTACCTACTCAGCCAACAGTAGttatttttgttgaaatgtaTATATAAGCAGTTAAATATGTTGATGACCAAGTATAGATGGCAATAATTTACCTTCCAGAGAATATACAGGTGCCATGACCTGCACAATTGAAACAAATTGGTTATCAGAACATGAGCCAGACAGAGCCGTCAAACTTCCCTATGTGTTCTGTACTGAAATAACTTGGAACTTACTTGGATTTGTGGTGGTAATAGATGCCACACCATTGAAGTCACATGTTCCAGGAGCCTTCCCCATCTGATGATAATAACTGTCAAAAGCATAAGTTGCATGCGTGATTACATTGTCCGGTTCATAGCATGATTCTCCCTGCAACAAAGCTGAGCAATCAACCTTTCCAGGTCCGCATGCCCAATCCAAAGCAGCCTGCAGCATCTTCGGATCCGCACCTTCCTTTGCAGTACAGAAAGTCTGGTTTGTTGTATCATTGGCTAGCACCAACCCAGATCCAGTCAAGTGCAATATGTAAACAGGCTCCCCATTTGCATTAAATAGTCCCCAGTTCTTCTCTGAGACTGGTCCAGGTTTTGTATCCTCATTATAAAgctcataaatatatgtacTGACAGCAATTCCAGGATGCTTTGGGGTTCCAGTTTTGTTCAAAACATGCTTGATCAGATTGCTGTTGTATGTATTGGCATTATCTATAGTTGCATCCGGCTCATTAGAGTCACCTTTCGATGGCCAGCCAGATTCAGTGACCACAACAGGAATGTTGGTGAAGTTTAGAAAAGCCATGGCAAAATATGCTGCATCAACCATAGCATCAAAGACATTGGAATAGTGGACAAGTGTATTAGCATCAACGGCTTCTTTGTTCGGAGCAAGAGGCTTGAGAAGTGCATAATCTAAAGGAATTACGCCATTTGATTGCATGTAATCATAATAAGGGTATACGTTGAGCATGAGGTATGAACCTGTGGACTGCAAGAAATTGAGCATTGGAACCAAAACAGGATTCCAGGAGCGGTTAAAGAAAGCTTGGGAAGGTGGGaaagaatcaagaattatagaagaagaaaggggTGTAGAAACTTTGATTTGGCGATCTAGATTGGATGCCACCAGGGCTGAGTGAATGAACTTCATGGCATTGACAAGGACTGGTGCTGCATTTGGAAGGGTGTTGAGAATCTCAGAACCTACTGAAATGGCTGTTATATTGGTAGCTGGATAATGAGCCACAACATTGCGGGACACCCAATTAGCTGCTGTAGAATTGGACTGACCAATTCCCAGCAGCTGTTCATTGGGGACAGAGACCATGACCTGAATGCCACTATTTGCAAGTGCAACTAACATGCCACGATCAGCATTGTACAACCGGATATGCCTGATTTGCTGGGCTTTGAGGAGGGCTACTACTTGAGTTGGGTGGGGCATGTCAGAAAGATCCGTTCCAATATTAACACCAATAAATGGTTCTGCAAGCAAGACAACAGACTCATTATAGTACTGCGCCTTCACTAGAAGTACAATGGTGATCGATACAAAATTTGTTAtccaacaaaatattaaacacATTGCCCTGGAAACGTTCTGTTCAAATCATATCATTAGTTGAAGAAGTGAGAAACCTCATTCCATCACATGAGATGGATTGTCTAAATCATCTCTCATTTTGAGAGAGGACACAAGCATGCTAGTCTATAGtgagtttgattcagttactGGACTGAAAATACAAAACCAACCACCTTCTATCATGTTTTTGGTACACcaaaaaaacataataaatgtGGATTTTGTCTTGTCTTGTCCAGTCCACTTGTATTCCTCAAGACTTCACCAGTTAAGTTTTTGGCCATCACAAAGgacaataataacaaaattagtGTTCCAAGTTTTAAATGGAAGTGACTTATAATAAAATGTCATATTAGCCAATGATACATCCTAACATGTCACAACTCACTAGTCCTTCACATGGCTAGCAATTTCTGGAAAATGATAAGGACCACAGGACCATGATTCTAAAGATGTGCCATGGAAAATATGGTGGGAAATGTAAGACATCAAAGGCTCTGCCGTAGTATACAATCTTTACTTATATCAAGGAACTGCCCAGTTTAGGGCCTTGTAATGCAATCTAATAgacttgaaaataaatatatatatgaaggaACTATAGGAagtacataaaagaaatatggaAACTAATATAGTAATATCataagaaagagagagagagagagagagaaagagaaagagtgAAACATGGGTATTCTGGCCCATACCATACCCCAGTAAGGTATCAAGTCCTAGAAAAAGTGCCTCAATTCTCGAATTCCTTTAATATTTGCACAACCAAAGCATAGACCAAAGGACAACAAAGACTGAAAAGAAACAATTTATGAGCTGGAGGGCAATGGAGGTGCCTTGTTGATATGTTCAttccatatttattttaatcaatctatttatttattcatttcatTGAATCTGATTGTTGAAGGAAGCAAgcattttagaaaataaataaggaaATGAAAACCCTTCactcctttttatttatattttccatTGGATTACACAACATTTACATTCAGCATTTACTAGGCATATTTAAGACCCCTAACCATCTCCCTTGTCATTTCTCTTTGTAGCCTAcctaatttaataatctaaAACTACTAAAACAAAACCTCATAAATGAAACGCAAACCACCAAAGAAAGCTTGCTTTCACCCGTCCAGACAAACATTTTGCTCACACCTGTCAAAATCTAGACTTAAATTAGCAGAACAAAAACACCCATTGTTCAAGTTTCTAGCAGGCTCTAAACAACAAATGATCACAACATTATAACATAGCTTTACATTCAAAACCCACAACCACAAGTTCAAAAGCCAGAaactttacatatatataatacttgCAGATAGACAAATACAAAGAAAGGAAGCAAAGGAAACTGATAATAAGACTACTGACCTTCATCAACTGCAGCAAGAATAGAAACAGAAGCTAAAAGAATGAGTATAAACACAGCCAACATAGATTCACTCTTCAAGAACATTCTCATATtactttaagaaaaaaaaaaaaactgataaaaagaaaataaaacccaATAATgtagagaaagagagagacaGAGCTAGTGTGAGCCAGAAATGAAAGTGGGGTAaggcatatatatatgcaagAAAAATATAGTGAGCAGAGCAaacaagagagagagagagattgtCATGGAATCAAGTGATCACGTGGAAAGGTTGTCAGAGAATGGAGGGTCAGGATTTCATCTGCAGAAAAATTTATACACAGTGTCCTATTGCTACTATTTAGTATAAAACCAAACCCAAGGCAACTTTTGCTGTTATTAGTTGTTGGAGAAAGGAACCAATAGCTGCTTGCTAGCCGTTTCTTGATGGGATAATTACTATAAAATCCCTcatgttttaaaatttgacatttatatattcatttttttctttaaaaaaaattataaagactaaATGACTATTTAAAACCTAAAACTTAATACCAAGTAGGGACGGGGTAATGTAATTTTCAAGTCgattagaaataatatatctGTTTCTCTTTGCTAATAAATGCTTAACATTGCGGATTGATGGATGATTAGATTGTCATGTTTtgtaagcataaggatcaaaatgattatttttacaGAATCAAGGACTGAAGTGTATACATTGAAAAATCTCAGGTGGCTCATTTCCTTTCTCGGATGGGTAAAAACTGTGTAGTGGGACCcatttaatttagaaacaaacaaagaaagaagggTAACGGTGGGGACAACAGCAGATGATCTCAACggtcaaatttatttattgtccttgtttatataattattaagtgcttattattattattttttgccACGTCGTTATTGTTCGCTTTTTCAGTTAATAATGGGCAAAATCATTTGATTTTAACACATTGTTATTGTTAGCGGTCTTGATGATAATAATGATGGACGTGATCTATGAAAcggttattattatttggtaGGTAATTTGCTTTTTAATCTGTTtagaaatgaaattaataaacatcaaatactctttatattttttaaattataaataattaatttttattttaatttattttaaaatatgtatatattttaataatactatttattttacttctaattaaatttttatttataaaaaaatgagaaaaagagaacgtgattcttaaaaaaaataataataaaataataaaagatattttagagtcattttctcacttttaaatatttaaaaaagagaatttaaCTGTTAAGTCATTTTAGGAAAGAATGATATATATTCTctataatagaaaatgaatatgATTTAAGAGTTTATTCATAATATTCTTATACAATCAAAATTTAGACTTTGAGAACGTTTAGTTCAGAAATTTTTCCAGTTAATAGTTGAAACTTACTTAACAGCTATATCAAAGTATTTGGTAAAAACTTAACATTCAGCAGCTGATAGTTTATTTACTTCTAATTAACtctattttataatctatttaGTTCGGTCGATCAATATAGTTAGtagctgataaattaaattatttagtaaaatCTTATCAGCGgttatcttaattatttaattattaaatataaatttaaaataattaatatttattatatgaattataaaaaattaattatatgagatcaatttaaagtaagttattatttataaattttaataaggaCAACAttgtctaaataaataaaaagatcaaaCCTATAATACCggtgaattttaaaattttaatttcattactTTTGGAGgcattttagtaaattaaaatttcaaggTGAATTGAGTATTATTccattaatattattcaatactataatatattgaaattttgGTGAATTTGAAtattgttttgtaatatttagcaagacaaattttattttattttatttgactttaatacgaatgtttattttatttatttaattatttattatattttaaaatttattattttattttatttttagtgaaCTTAAACTTTGTTATCAATGGCATTCATGATTTTATTAAGCATTAGACTAAAgttgaattattaatataaccctaagtatataaatatatatagatatatgtttattttctttagtcGGAGTGTTAATATAGCTAGTTTAGTAAGGGGGGACTTATGTGCaattttttcatcttttcacaaaaacaaaatacaGCAAGGCCCCCTCCCCTACTTCCTTCTTCCTACGGGccaccccccccccccccccccccacgACACCACTCTTCCTCCTGCCCCCTACTCCCATTTTTGTTGCCTACCACATGCTTCCAGCCATGGCAAACTTTTTCCTCCCTTCCTGTCGTCGGCGTCGCCTCCTTCCTCTTCCTTTCTTGTTGTCGCCGTCGGGCTTGAGGGAGGAAAGCTCCCTTCCTTGCTACCGCTGTCGAAACAACTGCCTGCCGCCCTCTCCTTGCAAATCCGGCTACGAAATTGTGCTCCCCATCATTGAAAACCCAAGATCAGCTCCTCATTGTTGTTGAACAACCATTTTCCAGCTCTTCCAAGCCTCACCGGAGCCAAAACTTTCTGATCTCAATCTGATGGCTTCCGGTGAGTTTTAGGCGAAGACATCTACATTTTTGGACTCCTCACAGCTAAGACTTCGCGTAGGCGTCTCCAGATTTGAAATCAGACGCCGTTAGCGGTACCGGCTTTCGGATTCCGGTGTTTCCGAACGCGCAGAATTTCAGATTTTAGCtcagtataatttttatttggaccttagaaattattttaaaattttagaaaatgttTGATGCATTAATTGTTAACTagtaataattgaataaattatttaattaattagtaactAATCCTAGAAATGCTATAGATTAATTATAGtggaaattattattttattttataatttgaggctgtggttaattaaattaaaatgcgAAAAAAATATTTGCGTGTTTTACAGTGAAATAATATTCGTTTTCGGGCTGTTAATTATTGTATTGTGAACTGGTTGTGTTGTGGagttagaaaaaataatgcagttttggtggccgaCTCCTGTTAAATAATTGTGAAATATTTGTAAGTGTTTCTAGCAGGTCCTTAAGGGGGATAAACGCTCATATTTTAGATGAAGTTTTGCtagccgagagctgttcatggcATAaccctcatgctgtaaactcaaagcATGGACAGATCCTCAAGTTAAGACATAAGCGGCCTCttgccatgggggtctttctaCTCTTTTGGATCTTTAAATTAGCTGAGTTAGCTCTTTTGGATTACACcagaaacagatcgtagcaactattagaacattgccattggatcaagagaagagaaatgagGAAGTTAGAAAGCCATAAGAGAGTATAGAAGAGAGAGGAGTTTTCTTAGAGAAACTTGCTTGAGATTTTATTACCAAGGACCTCTCCTTATATAGAATGGAGAGTCGGTACAAACCAACAAAAGATAGTGGATATCCCACTAATTCTAATAATACATCAAAAGATAGTGGATATCCCACTAAGGATATCCC comes from Ricinus communis isolate WT05 ecotype wild-type chromosome 5, ASM1957865v1, whole genome shotgun sequence and encodes:
- the LOC8272185 gene encoding glucan endo-1,3-beta-glucosidase 2, with the protein product MRMFLKSESMLAVFILILLASVSILAAVDEEPFIGVNIGTDLSDMPHPTQVVALLKAQQIRHIRLYNADRGMLVALANSGIQVMVSVPNEQLLGIGQSNSTAANWVSRNVVAHYPATNITAISVGSEILNTLPNAAPVLVNAMKFIHSALVASNLDRQIKVSTPLSSSIILDSFPPSQAFFNRSWNPVLVPMLNFLQSTGSYLMLNVYPYYDYMQSNGVIPLDYALLKPLAPNKEAVDANTLVHYSNVFDAMVDAAYFAMAFLNFTNIPVVVTESGWPSKGDSNEPDATIDNANTYNSNLIKHVLNKTGTPKHPGIAVSTYIYELYNEDTKPGPVSEKNWGLFNANGEPVYILHLTGSGLVLANDTTNQTFCTAKEGADPKMLQAALDWACGPGKVDCSALLQGESCYEPDNVITHATYAFDSYYHQMGKAPGTCDFNGVASITTTNPSHGTCIFSGSSGKINGSLVNITAPSMNSTSSDSPARNFCNSTFMNMSMLMGAVMWILVVL